A DNA window from Corynebacterium ciconiae DSM 44920 contains the following coding sequences:
- the panD gene encoding aspartate 1-decarboxylase, whose product MLRTMLKSKIHRATVTQADLHYVGSCTIDSALMAAADIYEGEQIDIVDIDTGARLTTYAIAGEEGSGIIGINGAAARLIGPGDLVIIIGYGQFNAEELSDYAPRVVFVDAENRQISLGADPAHAPEGSGLKDPR is encoded by the coding sequence GTGTTACGCACTATGTTGAAATCAAAGATCCACCGGGCCACCGTCACCCAGGCTGACCTGCATTATGTCGGATCCTGCACCATCGACAGCGCCCTGATGGCCGCAGCGGATATCTATGAGGGCGAACAGATCGACATCGTGGATATCGACACCGGCGCCCGGCTGACCACCTATGCCATCGCGGGCGAAGAGGGGAGCGGAATCATCGGCATCAATGGCGCCGCTGCGCGCCTCATCGGCCCTGGCGATCTCGTGATCATCATCGGCTATGGCCAGTTCAATGCGGAGGAACTCAGTGACTACGCCCCGCGCGTGGTGTTTGTCGATGCCGAAAACCGCCAGATCAGCCTTGGTGCGGATCCCGCTCATGCCCCCGAGGGTTCAGGGCTGAAGGATCCCCGCTAA
- a CDS encoding glutamate-cysteine ligase family protein: protein MGDAVSSETYTPRQRTRYRQRLMDDLEVFDRHLQDAEFINEGTIGLELELNLVDEQMQPSLCNDAVLAELSDEYQSEIGAYNVELNHLPLSIAGTGLQQLADGLNERLGIVRDAAATAGAEVAMIGTLPSVTTDFLRGPKWMTSENRYKALSHGILESRGELVRIELERQERYSEEFEDIAPESTCTSIQLHLQVAPDRFADAWNASQAIAGVQTALSANSPLFAGHKLWHESRIPVFEQSIDTRTPELIHQGVRPRVWFGERWITSAFDLFEENVRYFSPLLPEDRVEAGTPVVTDGKPGLHYLSMQNGTIWRWNRPIYDPNTELAHIRVENRLLPAGPTVADIVADAAFYYGMVKFLADQTRPVWSRLPFADAERNFFAGARNGLYASMAWPTFGTMCVADLVTEHLLPQAEQGLSQLKVDQNLIDHYLGIIDGRARSRQNGATWQLSALDNAVSSIIAETARSRPAGQPHGDYLNAPDSPVRREAIAQMLKAYIRNQKTGKPVHTWSTTTS, encoded by the coding sequence ATGGGTGATGCAGTAAGTAGTGAGACCTATACGCCGCGACAGCGCACGCGCTATCGCCAACGCCTCATGGACGATTTGGAGGTGTTTGACCGTCACCTCCAAGACGCCGAGTTCATCAACGAAGGCACCATCGGCCTCGAGCTCGAGCTGAACCTCGTGGATGAGCAGATGCAGCCCTCGCTGTGCAACGATGCCGTGTTGGCTGAGTTGTCGGATGAGTACCAGTCGGAGATCGGCGCCTACAACGTGGAGCTGAACCATCTGCCGCTGTCCATCGCAGGTACCGGCTTGCAGCAGCTGGCCGATGGCCTCAACGAGCGGCTCGGTATCGTACGCGACGCCGCAGCTACCGCTGGGGCCGAGGTGGCCATGATCGGCACTCTGCCGAGCGTGACCACAGACTTTTTGCGCGGGCCGAAGTGGATGACCTCCGAAAACCGCTATAAGGCGCTGTCTCACGGCATTCTCGAATCCCGTGGCGAGCTGGTGCGCATCGAGCTTGAGCGCCAGGAGCGCTACAGCGAGGAATTCGAGGACATCGCACCGGAATCCACCTGCACCTCGATCCAGCTGCACCTCCAAGTGGCCCCGGACCGTTTTGCCGACGCGTGGAACGCCTCCCAAGCGATCGCCGGGGTACAGACCGCGCTGAGCGCGAACTCTCCCCTTTTCGCAGGCCACAAGCTCTGGCACGAATCCCGCATTCCGGTCTTCGAGCAGTCCATCGATACCCGCACTCCAGAGCTGATCCACCAGGGAGTGCGCCCGCGCGTGTGGTTCGGTGAGCGATGGATCACCAGCGCCTTCGATCTTTTCGAGGAAAACGTGCGCTACTTCTCCCCTCTTTTGCCCGAGGACCGCGTGGAGGCCGGCACCCCGGTAGTCACCGACGGCAAACCAGGCCTGCACTATCTGAGCATGCAGAATGGCACCATTTGGCGGTGGAATCGCCCGATCTATGATCCCAACACGGAACTGGCGCACATCCGCGTGGAAAACCGCCTGCTGCCGGCGGGGCCAACGGTGGCGGACATCGTGGCTGATGCTGCCTTCTACTACGGCATGGTGAAGTTCTTGGCCGATCAAACCCGTCCGGTGTGGTCGCGTTTGCCCTTTGCCGATGCGGAGCGCAACTTCTTTGCCGGTGCCCGCAATGGCCTCTACGCCAGCATGGCGTGGCCCACCTTCGGCACCATGTGCGTGGCGGATCTGGTGACCGAGCACCTGCTCCCCCAAGCCGAGCAGGGTTTGAGCCAACTGAAGGTGGATCAGAACCTGATCGATCACTATCTTGGCATCATCGACGGCCGCGCCCGCAGCCGCCAAAACGGAGCCACGTGGCAGCTGTCGGCGCTCGACAATGCCGTCTCGAGCATCATCGCTGAGACCGCCCGTTCGCGCCCAGCGGGTCAGCCGCACGGCGATTACCTCAACGCCCCCGATTCGCCGGTGCGCCGCGAGGCTATCGCGCAGATGCTCAAGGCATATATCCGCAATCAAAAGACCGGAAAGCCGGTGCACACCTGGTCCACCACCACCTCCTGA
- a CDS encoding DoxX family protein, protein MSCVKKFRSCLSSDSKPNSPLRSALWAGVFGFAGTMHFVHPHNFDEIVPEAIPGTKRQWTYASGVAELGLAGAIAATTIAPSLRPYQNKVVAPVAAAFLAAVWPANMKMAWDWRGEKPLKKAIAFARVPAQIPMINSARKLGS, encoded by the coding sequence GTGAGCTGTGTAAAGAAATTCCGGTCCTGTCTATCCTCCGATTCCAAGCCGAACTCGCCGCTGCGCTCTGCGCTCTGGGCCGGTGTGTTCGGCTTCGCCGGCACCATGCACTTTGTGCACCCGCATAACTTCGATGAGATCGTGCCGGAGGCTATCCCCGGTACCAAGCGGCAGTGGACCTACGCCAGTGGCGTAGCCGAGCTGGGGCTTGCCGGCGCTATCGCTGCCACCACCATTGCCCCAAGCCTGCGCCCCTACCAGAACAAAGTGGTGGCTCCTGTTGCCGCGGCTTTTCTCGCTGCCGTGTGGCCGGCAAATATGAAGATGGCCTGGGATTGGCGCGGAGAAAAGCCGCTGAAAAAGGCCATCGCTTTCGCCCGCGTTCCCGCCCAGATCCCCATGATCAACTCTGCCCGCAAGCTCGGCTCCTAG
- a CDS encoding ABC transporter substrate-binding protein, which produces MSLSQSLKAVLASACACALALAGCSSSESDSTGESAGSADSSATAEAFPVTLAAGRDGEEVTIENQPTAIVSLSPTATETLFAIDAGEAVVAADSYSYYPPEAPTTDLSGFTPNAEAVLEYQPDLVVVSQDSNDIVDSLTAAKVPVLVMGAPDDLDGAYSQMEQLGAATGHVADAASVVAETTRAIEDAVAEVGDKAKGRSYYHEVDPSFYTITNDSFLGDIYSQFGMTSIAADGDNPFPQLNPEAIISANPDVIFLGDAGEGGESAASVAQRPGFNTIPAVKDDAIVELDPDLSSRWSPRIADFVQSLVPTLTALPAPAHS; this is translated from the coding sequence ATGTCCTTGAGCCAGTCCCTAAAGGCAGTTCTTGCTAGCGCCTGCGCCTGTGCCCTGGCGCTGGCTGGCTGCTCCTCCTCCGAGTCCGACTCCACGGGCGAGTCCGCGGGCTCGGCCGATAGCAGCGCCACCGCTGAAGCCTTTCCCGTCACCCTCGCTGCCGGCCGCGACGGCGAAGAGGTGACCATCGAGAACCAGCCCACCGCGATCGTCTCGCTATCGCCCACTGCCACCGAAACGCTCTTCGCCATCGACGCTGGGGAGGCCGTGGTGGCCGCCGATAGCTACTCCTATTACCCGCCGGAGGCACCTACCACGGATCTGTCTGGGTTTACCCCCAATGCCGAGGCGGTGCTGGAATACCAGCCGGATCTGGTGGTGGTTTCCCAGGACTCCAATGACATCGTGGATTCACTCACCGCAGCGAAGGTTCCGGTGTTGGTGATGGGCGCGCCAGATGATCTCGACGGCGCCTACTCCCAAATGGAGCAGCTCGGCGCTGCCACCGGCCATGTGGCCGATGCTGCCTCCGTGGTAGCGGAAACCACCCGCGCCATCGAGGATGCTGTCGCCGAGGTGGGCGATAAAGCCAAGGGCCGCAGCTACTACCACGAGGTGGATCCCAGCTTCTACACCATCACCAATGACAGCTTCCTAGGTGATATCTACTCCCAATTCGGCATGACCTCCATCGCCGCAGACGGCGATAACCCCTTCCCGCAGCTCAACCCAGAGGCCATCATTAGCGCCAATCCGGATGTGATCTTCCTAGGTGATGCCGGCGAAGGCGGCGAGAGTGCCGCATCGGTGGCTCAACGCCCGGGCTTTAACACCATCCCTGCAGTGAAGGATGATGCCATCGTGGAGCTGGATCCGGATCTCTCCTCCCGGTGGAGCCCGCGCATCGCGGACTTCGTGCAGTCGCTCGTGCCTACCCTCACCGCACTACCCGCACCCGCCCACAGCTAG
- a CDS encoding FecCD family ABC transporter permease, which yields MRRSLTAPHLAAAATHIGVAVIVLLASIVLAAATGPSSIGMRTLLAGLADTLLPHTPQWARGGAEQQGFIIFTQLRLPRVVLGVIVGAALAIAGAAFQAVLRNPLADPYLLGVSSGAGLAVTACIALGVGSGVIASQAMIAGAGFIGGIAAVAATLIVSRSVGRGHDPLVVVLAGVAVGALCNAVQTFLQQAHDTTLRRVYSWMLGHLATSSWLDIAIIAVPIMSCIAVLIALSRYLDALLLGDVESAALGLNPERVRLLVIAVATLCTSCAVAASGLIGFVGLVVPHVVRLIAGTTHQRLLPLTVLYGAAFVVCADTLGRSVLSPAEVPIGVVTAFVGAPFFLVLLRRSRS from the coding sequence ATGAGACGCTCCCTCACTGCCCCGCACCTAGCCGCCGCGGCCACGCATATCGGTGTGGCGGTGATTGTGTTGTTGGCCAGCATCGTCCTAGCCGCAGCCACCGGGCCGAGCTCGATTGGGATGCGCACCCTTCTCGCTGGGCTAGCCGATACTCTTCTTCCTCACACACCGCAGTGGGCGCGGGGCGGCGCGGAGCAGCAGGGGTTTATCATCTTCACCCAGTTGCGCTTGCCCAGGGTGGTGCTAGGTGTGATCGTGGGTGCAGCACTGGCGATCGCAGGCGCTGCGTTTCAGGCTGTATTGCGCAACCCGCTGGCCGATCCCTATCTCCTCGGGGTGTCCTCGGGCGCTGGGCTGGCCGTGACCGCCTGCATTGCGCTGGGGGTGGGCTCGGGTGTGATCGCTTCTCAAGCGATGATCGCCGGCGCGGGGTTTATCGGCGGCATCGCCGCGGTAGCTGCCACGCTCATTGTCAGCCGCTCAGTAGGCCGCGGTCACGATCCTCTGGTGGTGGTGCTCGCCGGAGTGGCGGTGGGCGCGCTGTGCAACGCGGTGCAAACCTTCCTCCAACAGGCTCACGACACCACGCTACGGCGAGTCTATTCTTGGATGCTCGGGCATCTGGCCACCTCCTCGTGGCTCGATATCGCCATTATCGCTGTGCCGATTATGAGCTGTATCGCTGTGCTTATCGCACTATCGCGCTATCTCGATGCTTTGTTGCTTGGCGACGTCGAGTCCGCGGCCCTGGGCCTCAACCCCGAGCGGGTGCGCCTGCTGGTCATCGCGGTGGCGACCTTGTGCACCTCCTGCGCGGTGGCAGCCAGTGGACTCATCGGCTTTGTGGGGCTCGTGGTGCCCCACGTGGTAAGACTGATCGCAGGGACTACGCATCAGCGTTTGCTACCTCTAACGGTGCTTTACGGCGCGGCGTTTGTCGTATGCGCCGACACCCTGGGCCGAAGCGTGCTCTCCCCTGCCGAGGTGCCCATCGGAGTGGTCACCGCCTTCGTAGGCGCCCCCTTCTTCCTTGTCCTGCTGCGTCGGAGCCGCTCATGA
- a CDS encoding ABC transporter ATP-binding protein, with protein MSTPALDFQQVGIRRGDRPILSEVNLTLPAGGWLNIIGPNGQGKSTLLHTIAGLNPWKPEGDNARAEVFGQPVSSHRSTMAKLVCLCPQRPTVPEGMKVRRYVELGRLPHQGLLGRSDAEDERVIDEVMQRLDVSGFAERYLTELSGGELHRVVLAKALAQQPRMLLLDEPTAALDIGRAQEFLEIVDSLRISTGLTVVMTVHDLTLAASYGDHLAALSGGLVYRSGSAAEVITPEMIAEVYNATVTVIDGPHGPVVLPLRRAMSGRR; from the coding sequence ATGAGTACTCCTGCCCTCGATTTTCAGCAAGTAGGCATCCGCCGTGGTGATCGCCCGATCCTCAGCGAGGTAAACCTGACCCTGCCCGCCGGCGGGTGGCTGAACATCATCGGCCCCAACGGCCAAGGAAAAAGCACCTTGCTTCACACCATTGCGGGTTTAAACCCGTGGAAACCTGAGGGCGATAACGCCCGCGCGGAGGTGTTTGGCCAGCCGGTATCGTCTCACCGCTCAACCATGGCAAAGCTGGTGTGTCTCTGCCCGCAACGCCCCACCGTGCCGGAGGGCATGAAGGTGCGCCGCTATGTCGAACTCGGTCGCCTGCCGCACCAGGGACTCCTAGGGCGCAGCGACGCCGAAGATGAGCGCGTGATCGACGAAGTGATGCAGCGGCTTGATGTGTCAGGCTTTGCCGAGAGGTATCTCACCGAGCTCTCCGGCGGCGAACTCCACCGCGTAGTGCTGGCCAAAGCGCTGGCCCAACAGCCCCGCATGCTGCTGTTGGACGAGCCCACCGCGGCGCTTGATATCGGTCGCGCCCAAGAATTCCTCGAGATCGTCGATTCCTTGCGGATCTCGACCGGGCTCACGGTGGTGATGACGGTGCACGATCTCACCCTCGCCGCGAGCTACGGCGATCACCTGGCGGCGCTGTCCGGCGGCCTTGTGTATCGCTCAGGCAGCGCGGCAGAGGTGATCACCCCTGAGATGATCGCCGAGGTGTACAACGCCACCGTGACGGTGATCGATGGGCCCCATGGACCGGTGGTGCTGCCGCTGCGTCGGGCGATGAGTGGGCGTCGATAA
- a CDS encoding DUF421 domain-containing protein, translating into MWFDSWFPIIRALAVGTASYATLLLFLRVAGARSLAKLNAFDFLVTVAIGSILSTAMVTKDLSYATGIVAIAILLGLQYVVARAIRHSSTLREIVTADPIVVVREGQMVQDGMKKARVGAADIYQAARSAGQGDLTAIAAMIVETDGTISVITTDAVGSAEALRAMDAWK; encoded by the coding sequence ATGTGGTTTGATTCTTGGTTTCCCATCATTCGTGCCTTGGCGGTGGGTACCGCCAGCTACGCGACGCTGTTGCTGTTTTTGCGGGTAGCGGGTGCGCGTTCGCTGGCGAAGCTCAATGCCTTCGATTTTCTCGTCACGGTGGCTATTGGTTCGATTCTGTCCACGGCGATGGTCACCAAAGACCTCAGCTACGCCACGGGCATCGTGGCGATCGCGATTCTTTTGGGTCTGCAATATGTAGTGGCTCGAGCGATTCGGCATTCCTCGACGCTGCGCGAGATCGTCACCGCCGATCCAATCGTGGTGGTGCGAGAGGGCCAGATGGTGCAGGACGGGATGAAGAAAGCGCGGGTGGGTGCGGCCGATATCTACCAGGCGGCGCGCTCAGCTGGGCAGGGGGATTTGACGGCAATCGCGGCGATGATTGTGGAAACCGATGGCACGATCTCCGTGATTACCACCGATGCCGTGGGCTCAGCAGAAGCACTTCGGGCGATGGATGCGTGGAAGTAG
- a CDS encoding ASCH domain-containing protein, translating to MGPVTTEASRSQPALTSRSALQSLRGRIPVGEYAFPGPVRDGLVAAILNGEKTATTSLLVEYQRDGQDPHDLLGSYELVVDSDEQPVCVTRTTEVRVVALSEVDLQHCIDEGEGYRTIAEWERAHRLFWESEELRAELNDPTWRLTDRTPVVMQRFELVDPHEVRL from the coding sequence ATGGGGCCTGTGACCACCGAAGCTTCCAGATCCCAGCCCGCCTTAACCTCCCGTTCCGCCCTGCAGTCTCTTCGCGGCCGTATCCCCGTGGGCGAGTACGCCTTTCCCGGTCCCGTGCGCGATGGCCTCGTGGCGGCGATCCTCAACGGTGAGAAAACTGCCACCACTAGCTTGTTGGTGGAGTATCAGCGCGACGGGCAGGATCCTCATGATCTGCTTGGCAGCTATGAGCTGGTAGTCGATAGCGATGAGCAGCCGGTGTGTGTCACCCGCACCACCGAGGTGCGGGTGGTGGCTCTAAGCGAGGTGGATCTGCAGCACTGCATCGACGAAGGCGAAGGCTATCGTACTATCGCCGAGTGGGAGCGGGCGCATCGGCTGTTCTGGGAGTCCGAGGAGCTGCGCGCCGAGCTCAATGATCCTACGTGGCGGCTCACTGATCGCACCCCGGTGGTAATGCAGCGTTTCGAGTTGGTTGACCCACACGAGGTTCGGCTTTAG